The following are from one region of the Ruficoccus sp. ZRK36 genome:
- a CDS encoding hydroxyacid dehydrogenase, whose amino-acid sequence MGQKRVLIAAGSVELGYFFPNGLPDSDENLCWKLIDTNGLNQDSWEKSLQEYDPEILLSAWTTPPLTEEIVDSPWFGVKYCCHLAGSVRKVVPESVFGKDIIVSNWGTLASAPVAEHALLLTLACLRRMPTWRTTMQTPREEYVRSKANLNTRTLIGKRVGLHGFGLVAREIVRLLKAFNVTISAHSEGVSPEYMQQHDVTPVDSLETLFAENEVLIECEALRPDNKGCIDASLINRLPSGAVFINVGRGALVDEDALIQRIRRGDIRVGLDVFESEPLPHHSPLFELDDVVLSPHIAGPTQDIRPSCGVFALENINRYLHGEPVLAQVDLAAYLRST is encoded by the coding sequence GTGGGACAAAAGCGCGTCCTGATTGCTGCCGGAAGCGTGGAGCTAGGCTACTTTTTCCCCAATGGGCTCCCGGATAGCGACGAGAACCTGTGCTGGAAGCTGATCGACACAAATGGCCTGAATCAAGACTCGTGGGAAAAATCACTGCAAGAGTACGATCCGGAAATCTTGCTGAGCGCATGGACCACGCCCCCTCTGACCGAGGAAATCGTCGATAGCCCGTGGTTTGGGGTAAAATATTGCTGCCACTTAGCAGGGTCGGTCAGGAAGGTCGTACCCGAAAGCGTATTCGGGAAAGACATCATCGTTAGTAACTGGGGGACATTAGCCAGTGCGCCAGTCGCCGAGCATGCCCTTTTATTGACTCTCGCCTGCCTCAGGCGGATGCCGACATGGCGCACAACCATGCAAACTCCCCGGGAGGAGTACGTGAGGAGCAAAGCGAATCTAAATACGCGCACCCTCATCGGGAAACGCGTCGGCCTACACGGGTTCGGACTTGTCGCACGTGAAATCGTACGCCTGCTTAAAGCTTTTAATGTCACCATCTCGGCGCATTCGGAAGGTGTATCGCCCGAGTACATGCAGCAGCATGACGTCACCCCCGTAGACTCGCTGGAGACCTTATTCGCAGAGAACGAAGTGCTGATAGAGTGTGAAGCTCTCAGGCCGGACAATAAGGGCTGCATAGACGCTTCTCTGATCAACCGGCTTCCCTCAGGGGCCGTATTTATCAATGTCGGCCGCGGTGCGCTGGTCGACGAGGATGCCCTCATCCAACGCATTCGCCGGGGTGACATTCGCGTTGGCTTGGATGTTTTCGAATCAGAACCCCTGCCCCATCACTCACCTTTGTTTGAGCTGGATGATGTCGTCCTTTCACCTCACATCGCCGGGCCGACTCAGGACATACGCCCCAGTTGCGGTGTTTTCGCACTGGAAAACATCAACCGCTACCTGCACGGCGAACCCGTACTGGCACAGGTCGATTTAGCTGCGTACTTGAGATCGACCTGA
- a CDS encoding glycoside hydrolase family 16 protein, with protein MKSYQLNGHADSLLPENKNWKLVWNDEFDGEELDESKWNYRLNFWGRPSPTFTTEGVEVDDSKLRINLVKKDGEFYSAHLQTGSLTYDIPKDSDGFWPFGSYQPMKFLHRYGFYEIRCRLPKNPGWHAAFWLQSPCIGAHPDPRFGGVECDIMENYKQHKQGLIGCGNGWGGYGKDSTWHGHFWYPYEETEDGWHRYAVDWSPDGYVFYADGKEVGVQKAPVSEVEQYILVSTECHGYHHEGFGVNRGGLEEVASGEDGFPSRASKDLHNAVLPDFFEVDYVRVFDAV; from the coding sequence ATGAAGAGCTACCAACTGAATGGGCATGCAGACAGCCTGCTGCCCGAAAACAAAAACTGGAAACTGGTCTGGAATGACGAGTTTGACGGCGAGGAGCTGGACGAATCCAAGTGGAACTATCGGCTGAACTTCTGGGGGCGTCCTTCCCCGACTTTCACGACTGAGGGCGTCGAGGTCGATGACAGCAAGCTGCGTATCAATCTGGTCAAGAAAGACGGCGAGTTTTACTCAGCCCACCTGCAGACGGGCTCTCTCACCTATGACATCCCCAAGGACAGCGACGGCTTCTGGCCCTTTGGCTCCTACCAGCCGATGAAGTTCCTGCACCGCTATGGCTTCTATGAGATCCGCTGCCGTCTGCCCAAGAATCCCGGATGGCATGCAGCCTTCTGGCTGCAGTCACCGTGTATCGGTGCGCACCCCGACCCCCGCTTCGGCGGAGTCGAATGCGACATCATGGAGAACTACAAGCAGCACAAGCAGGGGCTGATCGGCTGCGGAAACGGCTGGGGCGGTTACGGCAAGGACTCTACCTGGCACGGTCATTTCTGGTATCCCTACGAAGAGACAGAAGATGGCTGGCATCGCTATGCGGTAGACTGGAGCCCGGATGGATACGTGTTCTATGCGGACGGTAAAGAGGTCGGGGTGCAAAAAGCGCCGGTCTCGGAGGTCGAGCAGTACATCCTCGTCTCGACCGAGTGCCACGGCTACCACCATGAAGGCTTTGGCGTCAACCGCGGTGGGCTCGAAGAAGTCGCCAGCGGTGAAGACGGCTTCCCCTCCCGCGCATCGAAGGATCTCCACAACGCCGTCCTTCCCGATTTCTTCGAGGTCGATTACGTCCGTGTTTTCGACGCGGTATAA
- a CDS encoding LacI family DNA-binding transcriptional regulator, with translation MSKQKRITQQDIARRAGVHRSTVSQALKNHPVIPRKTCERIQRLAEEMGYRPDPMLSALASYRNRNHAHTFMGTMAWLYITDREPLDSWRYSRTNVLYYEGALKRADQHGYKLELFEFNSQEISIQRMASILKARNIAGVLLCPLRGANIEMDFCWDDFSFITFGYSLKKPELHTVTSTQYRSMVQTMNKMHERGYRRIAYVFNNEHSKRTDNNYLSAYLSAQFQIGEPPLVFDYEWRDAKDLAQRLESVDLEAIVTGDPYLMERMQKVGVRVPEDTAMACPLLLSNTSDQTGVYENSEHIGVVAVDCLTKLIMHGDRGIPKLVQRTHIEGEWIEGKSLPDRRKQKKTPRRT, from the coding sequence GTGAGTAAGCAAAAACGTATCACTCAGCAAGATATTGCCCGGCGTGCTGGCGTCCACCGTTCGACAGTTTCGCAGGCTCTGAAGAATCATCCGGTCATCCCGAGAAAGACATGTGAGCGTATTCAGCGGCTCGCTGAGGAGATGGGTTACCGGCCTGATCCGATGCTTTCGGCTTTGGCCTCATACCGTAACCGCAACCATGCGCACACGTTCATGGGGACAATGGCCTGGCTTTATATCACCGACCGTGAGCCGTTGGATAGCTGGCGCTACAGCCGCACAAATGTGCTCTACTACGAGGGTGCCTTGAAGCGGGCTGACCAGCATGGCTACAAACTGGAGCTGTTTGAGTTTAACAGTCAGGAAATCTCGATACAGCGCATGGCTTCCATCCTTAAGGCCCGCAACATCGCAGGTGTGCTTTTATGTCCCTTGCGTGGGGCCAATATCGAAATGGATTTTTGCTGGGATGACTTTTCGTTTATTACCTTCGGGTACAGCCTTAAAAAGCCCGAGCTTCACACGGTCACTTCTACGCAGTACCGTTCCATGGTGCAGACCATGAACAAGATGCACGAGCGCGGCTATCGGCGGATCGCCTACGTGTTTAACAACGAGCACAGTAAACGCACCGATAACAATTATCTGTCTGCCTATCTGTCCGCCCAGTTCCAGATCGGAGAACCGCCGCTGGTTTTCGACTATGAGTGGCGGGACGCAAAAGATCTGGCTCAGCGCCTCGAATCCGTTGACCTGGAGGCCATTGTCACGGGTGACCCTTATCTCATGGAGCGCATGCAAAAGGTTGGGGTGCGTGTGCCTGAAGACACTGCCATGGCCTGCCCGCTACTGCTGTCCAACACGAGTGATCAAACAGGAGTGTACGAGAACTCCGAGCATATCGGTGTCGTTGCTGTCGATTGCTTGACGAAGCTCATCATGCACGGTGATCGAGGCATCCCAAAGCTTGTCCAGCGAACCCATATCGAAGGGGAGTGGATCGAGGGAAAAAGTCTTCCGGACCGTCGCAAGCAGAAGAAAACTCCGCGTCGAACTTGA
- a CDS encoding DeoR/GlpR family DNA-binding transcription regulator gives MLAVKAISGNKPSQTRRREILDFIKNRRHCTVEEIGQQFDVSIPTIYRDVNELAGEGLISRTHGGVGYIEAESRPEDWAQSRFGERMTRQLDAKRKIARKAATLLQEDDVVFLDSSTTVLQLAREAAALNLGRLTIITNSCAIINEFPSLPPTMTLISIGGTYNPQLHSFLGGIATKTVESMRITKLFFSAVGISVNGAFTFQEDHARFLGGLTDMASPILLADSSKFQREALFGICDLTKLSVLVSDTQPPEDIQEACTKSQTRIL, from the coding sequence ATGCTGGCGGTGAAAGCGATATCAGGCAACAAACCCAGTCAGACAAGGAGGCGTGAAATCCTCGATTTTATCAAAAATCGCCGCCATTGCACTGTCGAGGAGATCGGCCAGCAGTTCGATGTCTCTATCCCCACTATTTATCGGGATGTGAACGAACTGGCCGGAGAAGGACTGATATCCCGGACACATGGTGGCGTAGGTTACATCGAAGCTGAATCGCGGCCAGAGGATTGGGCGCAATCCCGCTTCGGAGAGCGAATGACCCGACAGTTGGATGCGAAACGCAAGATCGCCCGCAAGGCGGCTACCCTCTTGCAGGAGGATGATGTGGTTTTTCTCGATTCCTCGACCACGGTGCTGCAACTGGCCCGAGAGGCTGCTGCACTAAACCTCGGCCGGCTGACCATTATCACCAACTCCTGCGCGATTATCAATGAGTTCCCCTCACTGCCGCCGACGATGACACTGATCAGCATCGGGGGCACCTACAACCCCCAGCTACACTCGTTTCTGGGCGGGATAGCGACCAAGACAGTAGAGAGCATGCGCATCACAAAGCTGTTTTTCTCTGCCGTCGGAATCAGCGTAAACGGGGCATTCACGTTCCAGGAAGACCATGCCCGGTTCCTGGGTGGGCTCACCGACATGGCAAGCCCGATATTGCTGGCTGACTCCTCCAAGTTCCAGCGGGAAGCACTTTTTGGCATTTGTGATCTCACAAAGTTATCAGTTTTGGTGTCTGACACGCAGCCGCCCGAGGACATCCAGGAAGCCTGCACGAAGTCCCAGACCCGTATACTCTAG
- a CDS encoding PfkB family carbohydrate kinase yields the protein MKSKSDILGLGYCSWDTLCLLPHIPLDDKVQIVQSIEQGGGPAATAIAAAARLGAKTTFIGAIGDDRNGENILSDFATEGVSTEWLVKRTETSSATAYCWVDQSTGKRSIAWTHGGAAPLTPDEVSEEAILSARALHLDGHQTPAAIRAAEIARAHDIPVFLDAGTLVNDIERLLSLCTVVIASEVFAERFTGEKDPQAAARALHRLGPEWTGVTLGRNGSIGFDGKRIHEIPTPDVKVVDTTGAGDVFHGAFAARYVDTMASGPDLADCLHFASAVAAMKCRKLGGRTGIPTREEALAFIKSATAPSL from the coding sequence ATGAAATCGAAATCAGACATCCTGGGCCTGGGCTATTGCAGTTGGGACACGCTCTGTCTGCTGCCCCACATCCCACTGGACGACAAGGTACAGATCGTTCAAAGCATTGAGCAAGGCGGTGGCCCCGCAGCAACCGCTATCGCGGCCGCAGCCCGTCTCGGTGCAAAGACCACCTTTATCGGGGCTATCGGTGATGATCGCAACGGTGAGAATATCCTCTCAGACTTCGCCACAGAAGGAGTCAGCACGGAGTGGTTGGTAAAACGTACCGAAACCTCGTCAGCGACGGCCTATTGCTGGGTCGATCAGTCCACCGGTAAGCGCAGCATCGCCTGGACCCATGGCGGCGCAGCTCCCCTCACTCCGGATGAGGTCAGCGAAGAGGCGATCCTCTCCGCTCGCGCGCTCCATCTGGACGGTCATCAGACACCCGCGGCTATCCGCGCAGCAGAGATTGCCCGTGCGCATGACATCCCCGTCTTTCTCGATGCCGGGACACTCGTGAACGATATCGAACGGCTCCTATCGCTCTGCACGGTGGTGATCGCCTCGGAGGTATTTGCCGAAAGATTCACGGGCGAAAAAGACCCACAGGCAGCTGCCCGCGCACTCCACCGGCTAGGACCGGAGTGGACAGGGGTGACGCTCGGGCGCAACGGCTCGATTGGCTTTGACGGGAAGCGTATCCACGAAATCCCTACACCCGATGTCAAGGTGGTGGACACCACGGGCGCAGGTGATGTCTTTCACGGAGCTTTTGCAGCCCGCTATGTGGACACGATGGCCAGTGGCCCGGACTTGGCTGACTGCCTGCATTTTGCTTCCGCAGTTGCGGCCATGAAGTGCCGCAAGCTTGGCGGTCGCACCGGCATCCCGACCCGTGAGGAAGCCCTCGCCTTTATCAAGAGCGCGACAGCGCCATCCCTTTAA
- the iolB gene encoding 5-deoxy-glucuronate isomerase — MTHLIKTPAADGFNRIFDIGEKGMAMTGFGLLKLAPGEDWSVNSGEKELVLVVLGGTCNAEAGGKDFGVIGARKDVFSGDPYTLYIPPQCEVKLTGQSAVEVAIAESPCDKSGEPVLYTADDVKDTYMKLGKDGCQREAVIMIGDDAPAQHLFVGEAWVPSANWASYPPHRHDFHNPPGELDMEELYFYRFNPSTGFGLQLIYTDDTSTDVAYPVRENDTIVIPEGYHPTVNTPGYTMYYLWVMAGHERGFKRYEDPVHAARMQ, encoded by the coding sequence ATGACACATTTAATCAAAACCCCCGCTGCGGACGGCTTTAACCGCATCTTTGACATTGGCGAAAAAGGCATGGCAATGACCGGCTTTGGACTGCTCAAGCTTGCCCCCGGCGAAGACTGGTCCGTGAACTCCGGCGAAAAGGAGCTGGTGCTCGTCGTGCTCGGAGGCACCTGCAACGCTGAGGCGGGCGGCAAAGACTTTGGCGTGATCGGAGCCCGCAAGGATGTCTTTTCTGGCGATCCGTACACGCTCTACATCCCGCCCCAGTGTGAGGTCAAGCTGACCGGCCAGAGCGCGGTCGAGGTCGCCATCGCCGAATCCCCCTGCGACAAATCCGGAGAGCCCGTCCTCTACACCGCCGATGACGTCAAGGACACGTATATGAAGCTGGGCAAGGACGGCTGCCAGCGCGAGGCGGTCATCATGATCGGTGACGACGCACCCGCGCAGCACTTGTTCGTCGGCGAGGCCTGGGTGCCCTCGGCAAACTGGGCCAGCTACCCGCCGCACCGCCACGACTTCCACAACCCGCCCGGCGAGCTGGACATGGAAGAGCTGTACTTTTACCGCTTCAACCCGTCCACCGGCTTCGGTCTGCAGTTGATCTACACCGATGACACCAGCACCGATGTCGCCTACCCAGTGCGCGAAAACGACACGATCGTCATCCCCGAGGGCTACCACCCGACGGTGAACACCCCCGGATACACCATGTACTACCTGTGGGTCATGGCGGGACACGAACGCGGCTTCAAGCGCTACGAAGACCCCGTCCATGCAGCGCGCATGCAGTAG